A window from Pyrococcus yayanosii CH1 encodes these proteins:
- a CDS encoding XTP/dITP diphosphatase: MRIFFITSNPGKVREAATYLQPLGIEIVQRKVPYPEVQAESLEEVVKFGLEWLSERIEGPFFIEDSGLFIEALRGFPGVYSAYVFKTIGNEGILKLMEGIEERDAHFKSVIGYWDGKAYIFTGIVKGSIATEARGGGGFGFDPIFIPNGFSKTFAEMTTKEKNAISHRGKALKAFSEWLKENLK, encoded by the coding sequence ATGCGCATCTTCTTTATTACCTCCAATCCGGGAAAGGTCAGAGAGGCCGCCACATATCTACAGCCCCTGGGAATAGAGATTGTCCAGAGAAAAGTGCCCTACCCAGAGGTTCAGGCGGAGAGCCTTGAGGAAGTAGTGAAGTTCGGCCTTGAATGGCTCTCCGAGAGAATTGAAGGGCCATTTTTCATAGAGGACTCGGGTCTCTTCATAGAGGCCCTTCGAGGCTTCCCGGGAGTTTATTCTGCCTACGTTTTCAAGACGATAGGGAACGAGGGAATACTAAAGCTCATGGAAGGCATTGAGGAAAGAGATGCCCACTTCAAGAGCGTCATAGGGTATTGGGACGGAAAAGCATACATATTTACGGGCATTGTGAAAGGAAGTATAGCAACGGAGGCTAGAGGGGGCGGAGGCTTTGGCTTTGACCCTATCTTTATCCCCAACGGCTTCTCAAAAACGTTCGCCGAAATGACGACCAAGGAAAAGAACGCCATATCGCATAGGGGTAAAGCGTTGAAGGCATTCTCAGAGTGGCTAAAAGAAAACCTTAAATAA
- a CDS encoding Lrp/AsnC family transcriptional regulator, giving the protein MSEILDEIDKRLLEELKRNARENIASLSKKLGIPRTTVHYRIKRLIEEGIIERFTIKPNYKKLNLGTTAFILVRYDPDSGLTQREVAEQIAKIPGVYEVHIIAGEWDLLIKVRAPSAEDIGKIVIDKLREIKGVGQTVTMVSFVTVKEEL; this is encoded by the coding sequence ATGTCTGAGATCCTCGACGAAATTGACAAGCGATTGCTCGAAGAGCTAAAGAGGAACGCCAGGGAGAACATAGCCTCCCTCAGCAAGAAGCTCGGAATTCCAAGGACAACAGTCCATTACCGCATCAAGAGGCTCATAGAAGAGGGCATAATAGAGAGGTTCACTATAAAGCCCAACTACAAGAAGCTCAATCTCGGCACGACTGCATTCATTCTCGTCCGCTACGATCCCGACTCCGGCCTCACCCAAAGGGAAGTAGCCGAGCAGATAGCTAAAATTCCAGGCGTTTACGAAGTTCATATAATAGCGGGTGAGTGGGACCTCCTTATCAAGGTCAGGGCGCCCAGCGCCGAGGATATAGGGAAAATAGTTATAGACAAGCTCAGAGAGATAAAGGGTGTCGGCCAAACTGTCACGATGGTGAGCTTCGTAACTGTAAAGGAGGAGCTCTAA
- a CDS encoding class I SAM-dependent rRNA methyltransferase: MTKVIVDAQAARAIGKGAMIVFKKGVVRVEGEIRPGDIVEVYTRGGKFLGKGFANPNSNIMVRIVTKDKDVEINKELFRERIRKANEYRKKVLRYGNVYRMVYGEADYLPGLIVDRFNDIASLQISSAGMERFKMDVAEAIMEIEPGIETVFEKNTGRSRRREGLPEIERVLLGKEKYRTVIEEGRAKFIVDMRGQKTGFFLDQRENRLALEKWVRPGDRILDVFTYTGGFAIHAAIAGADEVIAIDKSPRAIETAKENAKLNGVEDRIKFIVGSAFEEMEKLMKRGEKFDIVILDPPAFVQHEKDLKAGLRAYFNVNFAGLNLVKDGGILVTCSCSQHVDLQAFKDMIIAAAAKAGKFLKMLEPYRTQAPDHPILMASKDTEYLKCLFLYVEDMR; this comes from the coding sequence ATGACGAAGGTCATAGTCGATGCACAGGCCGCGAGGGCTATAGGGAAGGGTGCTATGATAGTCTTCAAGAAGGGCGTCGTGAGGGTAGAGGGAGAGATCAGGCCAGGAGACATAGTGGAGGTCTACACGAGGGGCGGGAAGTTCCTGGGAAAGGGATTCGCGAACCCCAACTCTAACATAATGGTCCGCATAGTGACGAAGGACAAGGACGTTGAGATAAACAAGGAGCTGTTCCGCGAGCGCATAAGGAAAGCCAACGAGTACAGGAAGAAGGTCCTCCGGTACGGAAACGTCTACAGGATGGTCTACGGCGAGGCTGACTACCTGCCAGGCCTGATAGTGGACAGGTTCAATGATATAGCCTCCCTCCAGATTTCCAGCGCCGGCATGGAGCGGTTCAAGATGGACGTGGCCGAGGCCATCATGGAGATCGAGCCAGGGATAGAAACCGTCTTCGAGAAGAACACGGGACGGAGCAGGAGGAGGGAAGGCCTACCGGAGATAGAGCGCGTTCTCCTCGGAAAGGAGAAGTACCGCACGGTAATCGAGGAGGGGCGGGCAAAGTTCATAGTCGACATGAGGGGGCAGAAGACGGGCTTCTTCCTCGACCAGAGGGAGAACAGGTTAGCCCTTGAAAAGTGGGTAAGACCGGGAGATAGGATCCTCGACGTCTTCACTTACACAGGTGGCTTCGCAATACACGCGGCCATAGCTGGTGCTGATGAGGTTATAGCCATAGACAAGTCCCCAAGGGCTATAGAGACTGCCAAGGAGAACGCGAAGCTGAACGGCGTCGAAGACAGGATTAAGTTCATCGTGGGGAGTGCATTTGAGGAAATGGAGAAGCTGATGAAGAGAGGGGAGAAGTTCGACATCGTGATACTCGATCCGCCAGCCTTCGTCCAGCACGAGAAGGACCTGAAGGCAGGCCTCAGGGCGTACTTCAACGTGAACTTCGCCGGCCTGAACCTCGTTAAGGATGGTGGAATACTGGTGACCTGCTCCTGCTCCCAGCACGTAGATCTCCAGGCATTCAAGGACATGATAATAGCGGCGGCCGCAAAGGCCGGCAAGTTCCTCAAAATGCTTGAACCCTATAGAACGCAGGCTCCCGATCACCCGATACTCATGGCTTCTAAGGATACCGAGTACCTCAAGTGCCTCTTTCTCTACGTAGAGGATATGCGCTAG
- a CDS encoding universal stress protein has translation MRILVLVDGSKWSQKAALYAFSVAKRKNAKVVLYSVLDRREAKALAFHLSMRSENLENIRRFEETIWKDMKKSVKEVLTTLLELGRREGINCSFKIVEGSAKDKILEEVNSGKYDLVVMGAYGKSGKTRIGSLLEEVVGLIEPPVMIVR, from the coding sequence ATGAGAATACTCGTGCTTGTTGACGGGTCTAAGTGGAGCCAGAAAGCTGCCCTCTACGCCTTTTCCGTCGCGAAGAGGAAGAATGCCAAGGTAGTGCTCTACTCAGTCCTCGACAGGAGGGAAGCTAAGGCTTTGGCTTTTCATCTGAGCATGAGGAGCGAGAACCTTGAGAATATAAGGCGGTTCGAAGAGACCATTTGGAAGGACATGAAGAAGAGCGTCAAGGAGGTCCTCACAACCTTACTTGAGCTCGGCCGTAGGGAGGGTATAAACTGCTCCTTCAAGATAGTGGAAGGCTCGGCGAAGGATAAGATACTGGAGGAGGTCAATTCAGGTAAGTATGACCTCGTGGTGATGGGGGCCTATGGGAAGAGCGGAAAGACAAGGATAGGTTCTCTCCTGGAGGAGGTCGTCGGTCTGATAGAGCCACCGGTGATGATAGTCCGCTAG